The window CCGCATCGCGCGGCCCGTCTTGTCGTCGGTTTCGATGTAGACGCCTGACAGTGTCGCCTCGCCATTCGCCGGAGAGAACCGTTCTTTTGGCATACCCGTTATAAAGCGGCGCAGTGGCTCGGTTTTCTCCATCCCGATGACAGAGTTGTAATCGCCGCACATCCCCGCATCCGACAGATAGGCCGTGCCACCGGGCAGGATCATGGCGTCAGAAGTCGGCACATGGGTGTGCGTCCCCACAACAAGCGACGCACGCCCGTCGCACCAATGACCCATTGCCATCTTTTCGGACGTCGCTTCGCAATGGATGTCCACGATGATTGCATTGGCCATACCGCCCAGTGGATGGGTTTTGAAAACGGCATCCAGCGCAGAAAAAGGATCATCAAACGGGCGCTTCATAAACACCTGCCCTAGGGCCTGCGTGACCAACACCTGCTTGCCCGTGCGGGTCTTGAACAGCCGCGCGCCCTTGCCCGGCGCGTTTTTGGAAAAGTTCAGCGGCCGGATGATACGCGGCTCCTGCTCGATAAATGCCAGCATGTCCTTTTGATCAAAGGCATGGTCGCCCAGCGTGAGGCAGTCTGCCCCCGCCGCAAGCAGGTCTTTGGCATGCGCGCCCGAAAGCCCCATGCCCGAGGTCGCGTTCTCGCCGTTGACCACAATGAAATCAAGCTTCCAGTCGCTGCGCAAACGGGCCAGATTATCCGTGATGGCGCGGCGCCCGGCGCGGCCCATCACATCACCAAGAAAGAGTATTTTCATAAACGCAGCGTTACGGCTCTGTGCTCCTCTCTGCAAGGGCCAAGGCGTGGGGCAATACGCACCGTCATTGCGATTGTGCCTGAATTCCCGCGTTTTAGCTGATCTCGGTCACACCATTTTCGGTGACGATCATATCCAGCGGCTGGTCTGTATCCTCCAGCGGGATCTGGTCAATCTCTTGTCCTGCAAAGGCAAACCCGATGGCAAGCGTTGAGCGGCGGGCGCGCAGCAGCTCCAGCGTCCGGTCATAAAATCCGCCGCCATAGCCCAAGCGACCACCGTGCCGGTCAAAAGCCAGCAACGGCACGATCACAATCTCGGGCTCAAAATATTCAAGCGCCTCAGGTACCGATGCGCCGAACTGTCCGGCAACCATTTTCGTGTCGGGCGTCCAACGTGCAAATTTAAGTGGTTGGGCTGCTGCCTGAATAACCGGCACCCCGACGGGACCATGCGCCGCTGCTTCGGCCATGGCGGCAAGAGGGTCAATTTCGGTGCGGATGGGCATGAACCCCGACACAGGAACGCCGCGATAGCCTGCAAGAACCTCGCTCAAATACCCGGCCTGTGCGGCGTTTGCCTGATCAAAAAGCGGTTTACGGCGGGCAAACGCGGCCTTGCGCGCCGCATCTTTAACAGCCGCCAGCGTCACAGCAGAACCGCCGCTGCCAATCCTAGGAATGCGAAAAAGCCTACAATATCTGTCACGGTTGTCACAAACGCCCCGGAGGCCAATGCGGGGTCAACGCCTACCCTCTCCAACAAAATGGGGATGCCTGTGCCTGCAAGGCCCGCAACCACCATGTTGATGACCATCGCAGTCGCAATCACATAGCCCAGCGCCGGAGAGCCAAACCAGACCACGCCAACAATCCCCATGACAACCGCGAATATCGATCCGTTGATCAACCCCACCAGACATTCACGCCGGATCACACGCCACACGTTCGAACCTGTAAGGTCTTTTGTTGCCAAAGCGCGCACCGCGACGGTCAGGCTTTGCGTTCCCGCATTCCCGCCCATCGACGCCACGATCGGCATGAGTACAGCCAGCGCAACAATCTGCGCCAGCGCCACTTCGAACTGTGAAATCACAACAGAGGCAGCAATTGCTGTAACAAGATTCACGGCCAGCCACGGTAGACGCTGTTTCGTTGTCTCGATGACCCGGTCAGAGAGCGACCCCTCCCCTACACCCGCAAGGCGCAGAATGTCTTCTTCGTGTTCTTCATCCAACACCGCCATCGCATCATCAATGGTGATGACCCCAATCAGCCGTCCATCTTCATCGACGACCGGCGCAGAAATCAGGTGGTACTGGTTGAAC is drawn from Sulfitobacter sp. S223 and contains these coding sequences:
- a CDS encoding 5-formyltetrahydrofolate cyclo-ligase, which encodes MTLAAVKDAARKAAFARRKPLFDQANAAQAGYLSEVLAGYRGVPVSGFMPIRTEIDPLAAMAEAAAHGPVGVPVIQAAAQPLKFARWTPDTKMVAGQFGASVPEALEYFEPEIVIVPLLAFDRHGGRLGYGGGFYDRTLELLRARRSTLAIGFAFAGQEIDQIPLEDTDQPLDMIVTENGVTEIS
- a CDS encoding TIGR00282 family metallophosphoesterase translates to MKILFLGDVMGRAGRRAITDNLARLRSDWKLDFIVVNGENATSGMGLSGAHAKDLLAAGADCLTLGDHAFDQKDMLAFIEQEPRIIRPLNFSKNAPGKGARLFKTRTGKQVLVTQALGQVFMKRPFDDPFSALDAVFKTHPLGGMANAIIVDIHCEATSEKMAMGHWCDGRASLVVGTHTHVPTSDAMILPGGTAYLSDAGMCGDYNSVIGMEKTEPLRRFITGMPKERFSPANGEATLSGVYIETDDKTGRAMRVVPVRQGGKLQQSAP